From Candidatus Woesearchaeota archaeon, one genomic window encodes:
- a CDS encoding 30S ribosomal protein S9: protein MVKIIQTSGRRKTAIARATLQAGTGVVRFNNQVIDFIEPKLLRLKLQEPLFFAKKVADKLNISIKTHGGGYLGQIEAARLAMARGLVVYDKKLEKTFLDYDRHLLVADIRRKEQRKPNDSKARAKRQKSYR, encoded by the coding sequence AAATAATTCAAACATCCGGAAGAAGAAAAACTGCAATTGCAAGAGCAACATTACAAGCAGGAACAGGAGTTGTAAGATTTAATAATCAAGTTATTGATTTCATAGAACCTAAATTATTAAGATTAAAGCTTCAGGAACCATTATTTTTTGCAAAAAAAGTGGCCGACAAATTAAATATATCAATAAAAACCCATGGTGGGGGATATTTAGGTCAGATTGAAGCTGCCCGTCTTGCAATGGCAAGAGGTCTTGTTGTATATGACAAAAAATTAGAAAAAACTTTTTTAGATTATGATAGGCATTTATTAGTTGCTGATATAAGAAGAAAAGAACAGCGTAAACCTAACGATTCAAAAGCAAGAGCAAAAAGACAAAAATCGTACAGGTAG
- a CDS encoding 30S ribosomal protein S12 produces the protein MAKKSRGLNAGIKLKERRKVSKKPRRSALKKKTDPLQGASQAKGIVLEKVQREAKQPNSAMRRCARVQLVKNGIQITAFIPGMGASKLVDEHDEVIVECIGGKMGRSKGDIPGVRWQVIKVNDQSLRGLLSGKLEKARK, from the coding sequence ATGGCAAAAAAATCTCGTGGATTAAACGCAGGAATCAAGCTTAAAGAGAGAAGAAAAGTTTCAAAAAAACCTAGAAGGTCAGCATTAAAGAAAAAGACCGATCCATTACAAGGAGCTTCCCAGGCAAAAGGCATTGTGCTTGAAAAGGTACAAAGAGAAGCTAAACAACCAAACTCTGCAATGAGGCGTTGCGCAAGAGTCCAGCTTGTCAAGAATGGCATACAGATTACTGCATTTATTCCGGGCATGGGCGCATCTAAACTTGTAGATGAACACGATGAAGTTATCGTTGAATGCATTGGCGGAAAAATGGGTCGTTCAAAAGGAGATATCCCTGGTGTCAGGTGGCAAGTTATTAAAGTAAACGACCAATCACTTAGAGGATTATTAAGCGGCAAGTTAGAAAAAGCGAGGAAATAA
- the rpsG gene encoding 30S ribosomal protein S7 has product MTEILAFNRWSTNGIIVKDPGLARYINLDPKIVPKTNARWIGRQFHKSKTFIVERLINRIRVTGHKSKQHHFKTSGHMATQGINAYNIIEKVFLRIEKQTKENPIKVFVKAIENAAPREEIVTIEYGGARYPKAVDSSPQRRIDLVLKLISQGSYHKSFNSKKSIVDTLSEEIVNAYNSSPNSAVIAKKNELERQADSSR; this is encoded by the coding sequence ATGACAGAAATATTAGCATTTAACAGATGGTCAACAAATGGAATTATAGTAAAAGATCCAGGATTAGCCAGATATATTAATTTAGATCCAAAGATTGTGCCAAAAACAAATGCTAGATGGATTGGTAGACAATTCCATAAATCTAAAACATTTATTGTTGAAAGATTAATCAATAGAATTAGAGTAACCGGACATAAGTCTAAGCAGCATCATTTTAAAACTTCGGGACATATGGCTACGCAGGGCATCAATGCATATAACATTATTGAAAAAGTATTTTTAAGAATAGAAAAACAAACTAAAGAAAATCCAATAAAAGTTTTCGTTAAAGCTATTGAAAATGCAGCCCCAAGAGAGGAAATTGTTACAATTGAATATGGGGGAGCGCGTTACCCTAAAGCCGTTGATTCTTCACCTCAGAGAAGAATTGACTTAGTATTAAAATTAATCTCACAAGGTTCATATCATAAATCTTTTAATTCTAAAAAGTCAATTGTTGATACTTTATCAGAAGAAATTGTGAACGCTTATAATTCAAGCCCTAATTCCGCAGTCATTGCTAAGAAAAACGAACTTGAAAGACAAGCAGACAGTTCAAGGTAA